From Paraflavitalea devenefica, the proteins below share one genomic window:
- a CDS encoding PQQ-dependent sugar dehydrogenase, whose amino-acid sequence MKYTPTNDACCSARRFAALCAVVWLLILPGCRKFDPPGHQRAVDIKEIASDFVSPIQLVAVPDDSKRLFVIDQVGKIWIIDKDGHKLSTPFMDVSSKLVTLNPGFDERGLLGLAFHPDYKKNQRFYIYYQLPPRAGGPAPDALWDNLSRIAEFKASAAPNIADLNSEKVILEWDDPQFNHNGGTLAFGPDGYLYISIGDGGSSNDTAVGHVEDWYPDNKGGNGQDIEANLLGDVLRIDVNTGTPYGIPPDNPFVNKPGRDEIYAYGFRNPYRFSFDMGGSHQLILGDAGQLLWEEIDVVTKGGNYGWNVKEGRHCFNAASSLEVLPSCPLVDNLGNPLIDPVIEINNWQNPAGGKATTVIGGHVYRGHDINGWNGKYIFGTFSQSFTTTDGELFAATPAGSAWTYQEVSLKSHPDDIGYYLRGFGQDTKGEIYLTVSSMLGPQGNTGKVLKLIEVKADKEDDDNRQGNK is encoded by the coding sequence ATGAAGTACACACCAACTAACGATGCCTGCTGTTCCGCCAGGAGGTTTGCAGCATTATGCGCAGTCGTATGGCTACTCATACTACCAGGTTGCAGGAAATTTGATCCACCTGGCCACCAAAGGGCAGTGGATATAAAAGAAATAGCGAGCGACTTTGTGTCCCCCATACAATTAGTGGCTGTTCCGGACGACAGCAAACGCTTATTTGTCATTGACCAGGTTGGAAAGATCTGGATCATTGACAAAGACGGCCATAAACTATCTACTCCTTTTATGGATGTAAGCAGTAAGCTGGTAACCCTGAATCCCGGTTTCGATGAACGGGGATTATTGGGGTTGGCTTTTCATCCGGACTACAAAAAGAACCAGCGTTTCTATATTTATTACCAGCTTCCGCCACGTGCAGGCGGGCCGGCGCCGGATGCTTTATGGGACAATCTCAGCCGTATCGCTGAATTCAAAGCATCTGCCGCCCCAAACATAGCAGATCTCAATTCTGAAAAAGTCATATTGGAATGGGATGATCCGCAATTTAATCACAATGGCGGAACGCTGGCTTTTGGCCCTGATGGATACCTGTATATTTCCATTGGCGATGGAGGCAGTTCCAATGACACGGCTGTAGGCCATGTGGAAGACTGGTATCCTGACAATAAAGGCGGCAATGGCCAGGATATCGAAGCCAATTTACTGGGCGATGTATTACGCATTGATGTGAATACCGGCACGCCGTATGGCATTCCTCCCGATAACCCATTTGTCAATAAGCCGGGCCGGGATGAAATTTATGCCTATGGTTTTCGTAATCCCTACCGGTTCTCCTTTGATATGGGCGGATCACATCAGCTAATTCTGGGAGATGCGGGACAGTTATTGTGGGAAGAGATCGATGTAGTGACCAAAGGAGGCAACTATGGCTGGAATGTGAAAGAAGGCAGGCATTGCTTCAATGCAGCCAGCAGTCTGGAGGTGTTACCTTCCTGTCCGTTAGTGGACAACCTGGGCAATCCATTGATCGATCCTGTGATAGAAATTAACAACTGGCAAAATCCGGCCGGCGGCAAGGCTACCACTGTTATTGGCGGACACGTTTACCGTGGCCATGATATCAATGGCTGGAATGGTAAATACATCTTTGGCACATTTTCTCAATCATTTACTACCACGGACGGAGAGCTTTTTGCTGCGACGCCTGCCGGTAGTGCATGGACTTACCAGGAAGTTTCGTTGAAGAGCCATCCCGACGATATAGGCTATTACCTGAGAGGATTTGGGCAGGACACTAAAGGGGAAATATACCTCACCGTATCTTCTATGCTGGGCCCGCAGGGCAATACCGGCAAAGTCCTTAAACTCATAGAAGTAAAAGCGGACAAGGAGGATGATGATAACAGGCAGGGAAATAAGTAA
- the msrA gene encoding peptide-methionine (S)-S-oxide reductase MsrA, with protein sequence MTNSLTAPATGETALQTDTATFGTGCFWCTEAIFQQLDGVLKVSSGYSGGHVKNPTYKEVCEGTTGHAECVEIVYDPQKISFDELLEVFWQTHDPTTLNRQGNDVGTQYRSAIFYHNAEQKARAEKYKAELDKSGAWDKPIVTEITPASTFYVAENYHQDYYNNNGSAPYCYYVIRPKLEKFEKVFKNKMKKAQ encoded by the coding sequence ATGACAAACAGCTTAACCGCTCCCGCGACGGGAGAAACGGCCCTGCAAACAGACACCGCTACCTTTGGCACCGGTTGTTTCTGGTGTACAGAGGCTATTTTCCAGCAACTGGACGGCGTATTGAAAGTATCCTCCGGCTACAGTGGCGGACATGTTAAAAATCCAACTTATAAAGAAGTATGCGAAGGCACTACCGGGCATGCCGAGTGTGTGGAAATTGTGTATGATCCCCAAAAGATCAGCTTCGATGAGTTACTGGAAGTATTCTGGCAAACCCACGATCCTACCACCCTCAACCGGCAGGGCAATGATGTGGGCACGCAATACCGCAGCGCCATCTTTTACCACAATGCGGAGCAAAAGGCCAGGGCAGAGAAATACAAAGCCGAACTGGACAAGAGCGGCGCCTGGGACAAACCCATTGTAACAGAGATCACGCCTGCCTCTACTTTCTATGTGGCAGAGAACTACCACCAGGATTATTATAACAACAATGGCTCCGCACCTTATTGCTACTATGTTATCCGTCCCAAACTGGAGAAGTTTGAGAAAGTGTTCAAGAACAAGATGAAGAAAGCGCAGTAA
- a CDS encoding endonuclease MutS2: MKFFPESALVQLEFEKVKTLLEEHCKTLYAKEKAHDLRIHTRKDYIDLELQQSHEYKLLVQHGQYFPNDHTLNLSRELKLIGIPGAVLSGEQLMLVRKLAESLQSIFRWFDTERRTAYPALSKVIADTYYEKAILALIDEVLDENGNVKDNASEELSRIRLSLYKRRNELRRLFDRIVQKLVKAGHAADIEEAFLNGRRVVAVYAEQKRQVKGILHGESDTRKTAFIEPEETIELNNDIFSLENEESREVYRILRELTAKLSIYAPLLKAYHDILGEYDFIRAKAKLAVDVNGNFPILSDKAHVHLVQAYHPLLYLYNKRSGKPTMPVQLTLDEKNRILVISGPNAGGKTVTLKTVGLLQLMLQSGLLVPVHPTSEFGIFKQIMIHIGDTQSLEFELSTYSSHLRNMKHFMEVANGKTLFFIDELGSGSDPNLGGAFAEVILEEMVRKHSMGIVTTHYLNLKVMANKTPGIINGAMAFDEKNLLPMYKLIIGKPGSSYTFSIAERIGLPPALIARARQLVEEDHFRLDKLLNRTEQDLREIEKKEKELHKLLKENERMKKDMEALIDKERHYQQVELLKHQNKVTEERIAYLRDMERKLKQIILDWRKASSQEDKRDLMKQLHALLFGQNQKQVNEKVKKKIGSKYEEVGGEVVIGTKVLMKKNHQVGEVKEIRGRKAVVQLGLMPITVDIGDLTVVTEKAPEPPQ; the protein is encoded by the coding sequence ATGAAATTTTTTCCCGAGTCGGCATTGGTACAACTGGAATTCGAGAAGGTGAAGACTTTACTGGAAGAGCATTGTAAAACCCTGTATGCCAAAGAAAAAGCGCATGACCTGCGGATACATACCCGCAAAGACTATATTGACCTGGAACTGCAGCAGAGCCATGAATATAAACTGTTGGTACAGCATGGCCAGTATTTCCCCAACGACCATACCCTGAATTTGTCCAGGGAGCTGAAGCTGATTGGCATTCCCGGCGCTGTACTGTCGGGCGAACAGCTCATGCTGGTACGCAAACTGGCAGAAAGCCTGCAGAGCATTTTCCGGTGGTTCGACACCGAGCGGCGAACCGCTTATCCCGCCCTTTCGAAGGTAATTGCAGACACCTATTATGAAAAAGCCATTTTAGCACTGATTGATGAGGTGCTGGATGAGAATGGTAATGTGAAAGACAATGCCTCGGAAGAGCTGAGCCGCATCCGGCTAAGTCTCTATAAACGCCGCAATGAGTTGCGCCGCCTGTTCGACCGCATCGTGCAAAAACTGGTGAAGGCCGGCCATGCAGCCGATATTGAAGAAGCTTTTCTCAATGGCCGCCGGGTAGTGGCGGTGTATGCCGAGCAGAAAAGGCAGGTGAAAGGTATCCTGCATGGGGAAAGCGACACCCGGAAAACCGCTTTTATTGAGCCGGAAGAGACAATAGAACTGAATAATGATATTTTCTCCCTGGAAAATGAAGAAAGCCGGGAGGTATACCGTATCCTGCGGGAACTGACAGCCAAACTGTCCATTTATGCACCCCTGCTGAAGGCTTACCACGATATCCTGGGCGAATATGATTTCATCCGCGCCAAGGCCAAGCTGGCGGTGGATGTGAATGGCAATTTCCCCATCCTCAGTGATAAGGCGCATGTACACCTGGTACAGGCCTACCATCCTTTGCTGTACCTGTACAACAAGCGTTCCGGCAAACCCACGATGCCGGTGCAATTGACCCTCGATGAGAAGAACCGCATACTGGTGATTTCCGGTCCCAATGCCGGTGGTAAAACGGTTACCCTGAAAACGGTGGGACTGCTGCAACTGATGCTGCAAAGTGGTTTGCTGGTGCCGGTACATCCGACCTCGGAGTTTGGCATTTTTAAGCAGATCATGATCCATATCGGCGATACACAAAGCCTGGAATTTGAACTGAGTACCTATAGCTCGCACCTCAGGAATATGAAACACTTTATGGAGGTGGCCAATGGCAAGACCCTGTTCTTCATTGATGAGCTGGGTAGTGGTAGTGATCCCAACCTGGGCGGCGCTTTTGCGGAAGTGATCCTGGAAGAGATGGTGCGCAAGCATTCCATGGGCATTGTCACCACGCACTACCTCAACCTGAAGGTGATGGCCAATAAAACACCGGGCATTATCAATGGCGCCATGGCCTTTGATGAAAAGAACCTGTTGCCCATGTATAAGCTCATTATTGGCAAGCCGGGAAGCTCCTATACGTTTTCCATTGCGGAGCGCATCGGGCTGCCTCCTGCACTCATTGCCCGTGCGCGGCAACTGGTAGAGGAAGATCATTTCCGCCTGGATAAACTGCTGAACCGTACGGAACAGGACCTGCGCGAGATAGAAAAGAAAGAAAAGGAACTGCACAAACTGCTGAAGGAAAACGAGCGGATGAAGAAGGACATGGAAGCGCTGATTGACAAAGAGCGGCATTACCAGCAGGTGGAGTTGCTGAAGCACCAGAATAAGGTGACGGAAGAACGCATTGCCTACCTGCGGGATATGGAACGCAAGCTGAAGCAGATCATACTGGACTGGCGCAAAGCATCGAGCCAGGAGGATAAGCGCGACCTGATGAAGCAATTGCATGCCTTGCTGTTTGGCCAGAACCAGAAGCAGGTGAATGAGAAAGTAAAGAAGAAGATCGGCTCCAAATACGAAGAAGTGGGAGGTGAGGTTGTCATTGGCACTAAGGTACTCATGAAAAAGAACCACCAGGTGGGGGAGGTGAAAGAGATACGTGGCCGCAAGGCGGTGGTACAACTTGGCCTGATGCCTATTACCGTTGATATTGGCGACCTGACCGTAGTGACGGAAAAAGCGCCTGAACCACCTCAGTAA
- a CDS encoding tetratricopeptide repeat protein, whose translation MGKLLISFLSCLFIVLNSCGQSNLPRLPLDCADRRVQDSLIKRYITNGADKLPGMYNDPAWQLYCDSVIALCPEIAEVYQRKAVPFIKNGEYEKAFVLYDITVQLNPKRYTGHRGFLKCLFTKDYEGAIIDLQKAQELVPNGYDMDHTYKFYEGLCNLELGNYSAAEQNFKQDISIQANDHPADPPHFNTLLFMGILYYEMGKDVLAKECLLKCLNAYKQHPEGNYYLALVFQREGNTAMKRKYLEIAKKSYSNGYRMNEDQLYYVNYPHGIKLYEIEEALSGL comes from the coding sequence ATGGGAAAGTTATTAATATCATTCCTTAGCTGTTTGTTCATTGTACTGAATAGCTGCGGACAATCGAACCTCCCCAGGCTGCCCTTGGATTGTGCCGACAGGCGCGTGCAGGACAGTCTTATTAAAAGATACATTACCAATGGGGCAGATAAGCTGCCCGGAATGTACAATGATCCTGCCTGGCAGTTGTATTGTGATAGTGTAATTGCCCTGTGTCCTGAAATCGCTGAAGTTTATCAGCGAAAAGCGGTACCCTTTATTAAAAACGGTGAGTACGAAAAGGCGTTTGTATTGTATGATATCACTGTTCAATTAAACCCTAAAAGATATACGGGGCATAGAGGTTTTTTGAAATGCCTGTTTACCAAGGATTATGAAGGCGCTATTATTGACCTTCAGAAAGCACAGGAGCTCGTACCCAATGGTTATGACATGGACCATACCTACAAGTTTTATGAAGGTTTGTGTAACCTGGAACTGGGTAATTATTCCGCAGCCGAACAAAATTTTAAGCAGGATATTTCCATTCAGGCCAATGATCACCCCGCAGACCCTCCGCATTTTAATACCTTATTGTTTATGGGTATCCTGTATTATGAAATGGGGAAAGATGTCCTGGCAAAAGAGTGCCTGTTGAAATGCCTGAATGCCTATAAGCAACATCCGGAAGGCAATTATTATCTCGCTTTGGTGTTCCAGCGGGAAGGAAATACGGCTATGAAAAGGAAATACCTTGAAATAGCGAAAAAGTCGTACAGCAACGGATACAGAATGAATGAGGATCAACTGTATTATGTGAATTATCCTCACGGGATAAAGCTGTATGAAATAGAGGAGGCGCTGAGCGGCCTATGA
- a CDS encoding CHRD domain-containing protein: MRQYYMKTRVVCTAMLLMVSIIAHAAIHPFLATYSGSQENPPNPSPAIGTIAGVYNDATNTLHYTIAFGGLLAGTTAAHFHAPAAPGVNAPVVIAHAGFPVGVTAGTYAATEVLTDEQETQLMAGLWYSNIHTTLLPGGEIRAQIVLGIPNTLHFFIDEYSGSQEVPPNNSPGRGLIFGVYDAAGNRIYYGIVFGGLMTNTTAAHFHAPGAPGVSAPVIIAHAGFPVGVQAGWYANTHLLTDEQETQLLDGLWYSNIHTTGLPGGEIRAQIMPKEQADSSCTTIANLHTDPCLLWPPNHKMRDVKVHYTAGDNCPDFGGCELSVTSNEAVNGSGDGNTSPDWEVIDDHHVRLRAERSGNGNGRVYTIKVTCRDPLGDTFSRSTTVIVPHDRRDGNGVDCPQGRRESGLSAIISNNPGRGNFMLNIQTDNRTDRIQITISSMSGRIVSNISNIIGSQVVRIGDNLDAGVYFVKIIQGDQTIQLKLIKVN, from the coding sequence ATGAGACAGTATTACATGAAAACCCGCGTGGTATGCACTGCCATGCTACTGATGGTATCAATTATTGCCCATGCTGCCATCCATCCGTTTCTCGCTACTTATTCAGGCAGCCAGGAAAATCCTCCCAATCCATCACCAGCTATCGGCACCATTGCCGGCGTTTATAATGATGCGACCAATACCCTTCATTATACGATCGCTTTTGGTGGGCTATTGGCTGGCACCACCGCAGCACACTTTCATGCACCGGCGGCGCCCGGTGTCAATGCACCGGTGGTCATTGCACATGCCGGATTCCCGGTGGGCGTTACTGCAGGGACCTATGCCGCTACGGAAGTGCTCACTGATGAACAGGAGACACAGTTAATGGCCGGTCTGTGGTATTCCAATATACACACCACGTTGTTACCCGGTGGTGAGATCAGGGCCCAGATCGTGCTGGGTATACCCAATACCCTGCATTTCTTTATTGACGAGTACAGCGGTTCACAGGAAGTACCACCTAATAATTCTCCGGGCAGAGGGCTTATTTTCGGGGTGTACGATGCTGCCGGTAACAGGATCTATTATGGTATTGTTTTCGGCGGGTTGATGACCAATACGACAGCAGCGCATTTCCATGCTCCCGGCGCGCCCGGTGTCAGCGCTCCTGTTATTATTGCACATGCCGGTTTCCCGGTGGGGGTACAGGCCGGCTGGTATGCCAATACCCATCTGCTCACCGATGAACAGGAAACTCAATTGTTGGATGGCCTGTGGTATTCCAATATTCATACTACCGGTTTGCCGGGCGGTGAGATCAGGGCGCAGATCATGCCGAAAGAACAGGCCGACAGTTCGTGTACAACCATTGCCAACCTGCATACAGATCCCTGCCTGTTGTGGCCGCCTAATCATAAGATGAGGGATGTAAAAGTGCATTATACAGCCGGAGACAATTGTCCGGACTTTGGAGGCTGTGAATTGTCTGTCACCAGCAATGAAGCGGTCAATGGCAGTGGTGATGGCAATACTTCTCCCGACTGGGAGGTTATTGATGACCACCATGTCAGGCTAAGGGCTGAACGGTCGGGTAATGGCAATGGCAGGGTATATACCATCAAAGTAACCTGCAGGGACCCGCTGGGCGATACTTTCAGCCGTAGTACCACCGTGATCGTACCGCATGACAGGAGGGACGGCAATGGAGTTGATTGTCCGCAAGGACGGCGTGAAAGTGGCCTGTCGGCGATCATCTCTAACAATCCCGGCAGAGGCAACTTTATGTTAAACATTCAAACCGATAATCGTACAGACCGGATACAGATCACCATCTCCAGCATGTCCGGCCGCATCGTGTCCAACATCAGCAATATCATTGGCAGCCAGGTAGTGCGCATTGGTGATAACCTGGATGCAGGTGTCTATTTTGTAAAGATCATCCAGGGTGATCAAACTATACAGTTGAAGCTGATCAAAGTAAACTAA
- a CDS encoding CBS domain-containing protein, which yields MNKKVADILLRKGSNITTVTPGTSVLDALRIMADQNIGSVMVMDNGQYLGIMTERDYSRKIILKGKSSTDTPVSEIMSSDIPRITPADSIDYCMQLMSDKNIRYLPVFEAEQIMGIISINDVVKETILSHEETITQLKDYLHSAR from the coding sequence ATGAACAAAAAAGTAGCGGATATATTACTTCGCAAAGGCAGTAACATCACCACTGTAACACCCGGCACCTCTGTATTGGATGCATTAAGGATCATGGCCGATCAGAACATAGGTTCTGTGATGGTCATGGACAATGGCCAGTACCTGGGCATTATGACTGAGCGTGATTATTCCCGTAAGATCATCCTGAAGGGTAAAAGCTCTACCGATACACCGGTTTCAGAAATCATGTCGTCCGATATTCCCCGGATAACGCCGGCCGATTCCATTGACTATTGTATGCAACTCATGTCGGATAAGAATATCCGTTACCTGCCGGTATTTGAAGCAGAACAGATCATGGGCATCATTTCCATCAATGATGTGGTAAAAGAAACCATCCTCTCCCACGAAGAGACAATTACGCAATTGAAAGATTACCTGCATTCGGCACGATAA